The DNA region TCAAAATGTTTGGACCAACAAAAGAAATTTTACAACAGAAGGAGCTCTTAAATCAGTATCATATTAGGCTCCCCCAAGTAACAGATGCTGCATACTATTTAAAAGAGGAATATAAAATCAATCAATTGCCTATTAACCTAGATGAGGCTATCCAAATATTTAAGAGTAATAGTTAAGGGAGTAATAGTTATGAAACCTATTATAGAAACGCAAAATCTAATCCACGAATATAAAGGAGGTGTTGTGGCACTAAAGGGAATTAATCTTAATATTTTTGAAAATGAGGTCATCAGTGTTATCGGGCAAAATGGGAGTGGAAAGACGACCCTTGTTAGACATTTTAATGGATTATTGAAGCCAACAAGGGGAAAGGTTTTGATTGAAGGAGAAGAAGCAATAAATAAGAGTGTCGGTTATTTATCAAAAAAGGTTGGATATGTTTTCCAAAATCCTAATCACCAAATTTTTTGTAAAACAGTTTTTGAGGAATTAACAGTGGGGCCTACTAATTTTAAATTTACTAAGGAAAAAACAAAAGAAAAGGTTGATTATGTTGTTGATTTATTTAATCTTCAAGACATATTAACAAAACATCCTATGACCCTTGATTATACGAAGAAAAAGCTTGTTTCGATTGCATCTGTCATGACATTTGAACCTAAAGTTCTGATATTAGATGAACCTACAGGTGGACTGGATGTAGACGGAAGAGAATTATTAAAAAATACTATGAAGTTGCTTCATGAACAAGGAAATACCATAATTATGATCTCACATGATATGGATTTTGTAGCTGAGAACACAAATCGTATTATTGTTATGTCGGAAGGACAAATATTATTGGACTCTAATGCTAATCATGTTTTCCAGCAACAAGAAATCTTAGATAAGGCTTGGATTGAACCTCCTCAAATCGCAATGCTAAGTTCAGCCATTGACCCAGACAGAATAACGCATTTAAGTGTAAATGAATTTGTTTCGGCATATAAAAATAAGCTAAATAAGATAATTTAAAAATGGGGGAGAAATAGAATGGAAAGAAAAACTGCCCAAATCAATGCAAAAACTAGAGGAACTTATAGTTTAATATTAATTCCGATTGGTATTGCCATTAATATTGTTGGTGGAGTCATTGCTGGCCAATTAAAACTTCCAATCTTCATGGACTCAATCGGAACAGTTATCATTGCGATTATTGCTGGTCCGTTAATTGGTGGTATAACAGGGCTATCTACGAACGTAGTATTAGGTTTGATGCATGGTGATGTACTTGGAATGGCTTTTGGATTAGTTAATATGACAACCGGTATTATAGTGGGTTTTATGGCTAAACATGGAAAGTTTAGGAACTGGATACATTTAGTCATTGCAACGCTTCTCCTAACATTATCTAATTCACTAATTGCTGCCCCAATTGTCGTTTTCCTTTATGGAGGTGTTAGTGGAGCTGGGATAGACCTTGTCGTGGCCGGATTCCTTGCTGCTGGTCAAGATATTTTCTCATCTGCATTTGTTGCACGCTTACCAGTTAACCTAATTGATAAAGGTATTGCCGTTATTATCGCATTCTTAATATTACTGAAATTACCAGACAATATGAAAAACCTTATGCCTCCGAAAAAAACTAAAAATAGTAATACAGTAGACATGTAAAAATATTCTTTCCTAAAAGGGTTTGATTAGATGTTACAAATAAAGGATAAAAATACATTTTTCACAAGACTTTACCCAATGACGAAAATTTGGGCATCATTGGGGATAGTGATGGGGATCTTTTTATTCACAAACTATTATATTTCAACTATTGTGTTTGTACTTGCTATGGTTGCTATTTTAATAGAAGGTATGTTAAAAGAATTTAAAGTTATTCTAATAGCGGGGCTTCTCATCGGGGTTAGTTTATTTTTAATACAAGGGATACTTAATCCAATTAATGAAACGGTTGTTTGGAATGTCATACCCGGAACGGACATTACTTTTTATAAAGAGGGATTAATTGTTGCAGTTAATGTATATTCACGAATTATGCCATTATTTGGAGTTCTATTTTTAGCAATAAGAACAATCAATATGACAGAATTTGGGGTTTCATTAAATAAAGCAGGACTTCCATATAAGGTTGGTTTTGTTTTAACGTCTACATTTCAGATTATTCCTGTATTTAATAGGGAAATGCATCATATCATAAATGCTCAAAAGTCAAGAGGCCTTGAAACGGATGGGAATTTGTTAAGTAGAATGAAAGCATTTATCCCAATAATGGTTCCACTCATTTCAAATTCTTTAATGAAGGTTCAAAATCAAGTTATTGCATTAGAAAGCAAAGGTTTTAATGCAAATATAAAAAAAACACATTTTAGAAATCCGGAAAGGACAAAATATGATCGGTATATCGTAATATTTTCCGCTTTGTTTGGATTTGCTGGCTTGATATACAGAATTATGATATCTACTTAAAGGTAATTATTTAGTAGTGGGGCTGTCAATGCCAAAAGGATATTTGCCAATTGAATAGAGTTTTACCAACCTTTTGGAGAACGGCAGCCCCCTTTATTAAAGTTATTGAAAATTACGAATTGGAGGTAGCAGATTATGCTACTTGGTATTGATATTGGTACTTCAAGTACAAAAGTAATACTTGTTAATTCAAATTCTTTAATGAAGGTTCAAAATCAAGTTATTGCATTAGAAAGCAAAGGTTTTAATGCAAATATAAAAAAAACACATTTTAGAAATCCGGAAAGGACAAAATATGATCGGTATATCGTAATATTTTCCGCTTTGTTTGGATTTGCTGGCTTGATATACAGAATTATGATATCTACTTAAAGGTAATTATTTAGTAGTGGGGCTGTCAATGCCAAAAGGATATTTGCCAATTGAATAGAGTTTTACCAACCTTTTGGAGAACGGCAGCCCCCTTTATTAAAGTTATTGAAAATTACGAATTGGAGGTAGCAGATTATGCTACTTGGTATTGATATTGGTACTTCAAGTACAAAAGTAATACTTGTTAATAATGCTTTAGAAGTGATTTCAACAAAAAGGAAAGAATATACCATTGAAATCCCTAACTTAAATTATGCTGAACAAGATCCGAATACTTGGTGGAATTCTGTATGTGAGTGTATAAAAGCCATTCCAAATAAAGACTGTATTTCTGCAATTGGATTATCAGGTCAAATGCATGGAATTGTGGCTATTAATCGTGATGGTAATCCGATTCGGCAAGCAATTATATGGTCAGATAATCGTTCAGTTGAGCAAACCAAAAAAATCCAGGTAATTAATTCAGATCCTACTAATTTTATTGCAAATGGTTTTTTACTTCCCTCCCTTTTGTGGATACGAGAAAATGAACCAAATCTTTTTAAACAGATATATAAGGTGATGCTGCCAAAAGATTATATTCGGTATAAATTAACCGGACTAATTGGAACGGATCATAGTGATGCATGTGCAACGGGGGCTTATAGCTTTGAAAGGAAGGATTGGAATGATGAATTAATTGAAAAATTAGGACTTAATGTTTCGATCTTTCCAGAGATTAATCAATCGATGGATGTAGCTGGGATGATAGTATCTGATATTGCTAAGGAACTTGATTTGGGTGGTAGTACAGTTGTGGTGTATGGCGGATCCGATCATTCCATGCAATTAATTGGAAATGGGATATTTTCGGAAGGAATGATAAATTGTAACATTGGAACCGGAAGCCAAATTAGTATTACAACCAATGATTTTGAGTATGAGGTCTCTAAGCAACTAAACATATTTAGTCATGCAATTGAAAATAAATATAATATGGTTGGAACGAGTCTTAATGGTGGAATTGTTTTGCAGTGGTTAAATAACTTGTATGATAGGGATATTTCATATGAGCAAATGGATTTATTTGCTCAAAAAGTAAATGTTGGAAGCGATGGCTTAAGATTTTTACCATATATTAATGGTGAACGGAATTTAGACCAAGACAAAAATATTAGAGGGATATGCTACGGATTATCTACCCACCATTCAAAACAACATCTTTTCCGAGCAGCAATGGAAGGAATGATATTAAGTTTACGCATAAAGTTAGAGGAAATTTGGGCTTTAGGTTTGTCATTTAATAGGGTTATTGCTTCAGGAGGAGGGGCCAAGAGTTCTCTTCTTTTACAGATGCAAGCAGATATTTTTAACAGTGAAATTTATGTTTGTAAAACGGAAGAACAGGCAGCACTAGGAGCAGCAATTATTGCTGGTCTCGCTACATCTGTTATTGATTCTCTTCAAACCGTTCTTAGATTATTTGAAGATAAAATGGTAGTTGTCGCTAGTCCGATTATTCAAAACGTTGAATTATATAATGAAGTTTATCAAGATTTTATCAATTTAAAGAATAAACTACTGTAAATAGAGGTGAAAATATGAGTTTATTAAATCAATTACCATTTGAACTCGGTGGTGTTACTCGGCAAATTTCACCAGAAAATCCTAAGGGTGAAAAAGGAAAAGCCTGCTTATGGGAGCCCAATCCTGGGGATCCTTTTCTCGAACATAGTGGTCCTGCTGAGGATTTGGGTAAAGGCTATAAAGTAAGACCGTTTATAAATATTCGATCGGGTGAAACAGCAGTATTGGCAGATATTGAAGGAATGGGTATTATCAATTATTTTTTTATAACTAGTAGTCTAGAAAATTATAGCGAACTTGTATTAAGAATTTATTGGGATAATGAAGAAGTCCCTTCTGTTGAAGTTCCATTAGGAGCATTCTTTGCAATGGGTCATGATTTTGCAGCACATTTGGTGAATTCTATACCTGTGGTTGTCGCTCCTAAGAAAGGTTGTACCTGTTATTGGCAGATGCCATTTCGCAAAAAAGCTTATATAACATTAACAAATGAAGGTCCAATTGATGCCTTTATAGTGGCTTACAAAATTCAGTATAAGCTAAAAGAAGTTCCGGAAAACACGGGTTACTTCCATGCACAATACAGAAGAAGCATAACGAGTCTTGATGATCCTAACCATACAATTGTGAGTGATATCATAGGTAAAGGTAGCTATGTTGGTACATATTTAGCTTGGAACGCATTGTCCAGTAATTGGTGGGGAGAGGGGGAAGTGAAGTTTTATTTAGATGGAGATAAAGAGTACCCAACGATGGCAGATACAGGAACCGAAGATTATTTTGGTGGAGCATGGGGATTTTCTGATATTAATTCGAATAAGGAAACATTTCAAAATAATGAACAAGCTTTTAGCTATCCATACGTAGGAATGCCACTAGCGAAGACGAATAATCCCGCTGGACCAAGAAAATACAGTTTATATAGATGGCATTTGCTCGATTCGATTGGGTTTGAAACGGATTTAAAAGTTACTGTGCAGACTCTTGGGTGGTATCCAAACTTTCCTGAGTATAAAAAATATAAACCAATTAGTGAAGACATTGCTTCCGTTGCTTACTGGTATCAGCTCGAGCCACATAACCCATTTCCAAAGTTACCTGATTTTAAGGCTCGGTGGGATAGGTAGTGATTTCATATAGATGCAGAATAGCCTTCAAACCTATTTT from Neobacillus sp. FSL H8-0543 includes:
- a CDS encoding energy-coupling factor ABC transporter ATP-binding protein; its protein translation is MKPIIETQNLIHEYKGGVVALKGINLNIFENEVISVIGQNGSGKTTLVRHFNGLLKPTRGKVLIEGEEAINKSVGYLSKKVGYVFQNPNHQIFCKTVFEELTVGPTNFKFTKEKTKEKVDYVVDLFNLQDILTKHPMTLDYTKKKLVSIASVMTFEPKVLILDEPTGGLDVDGRELLKNTMKLLHEQGNTIIMISHDMDFVAENTNRIIVMSEGQILLDSNANHVFQQQEILDKAWIEPPQIAMLSSAIDPDRITHLSVNEFVSAYKNKLNKII
- a CDS encoding ECF transporter S component, which produces MERKTAQINAKTRGTYSLILIPIGIAINIVGGVIAGQLKLPIFMDSIGTVIIAIIAGPLIGGITGLSTNVVLGLMHGDVLGMAFGLVNMTTGIIVGFMAKHGKFRNWIHLVIATLLLTLSNSLIAAPIVVFLYGGVSGAGIDLVVAGFLAAGQDIFSSAFVARLPVNLIDKGIAVIIAFLILLKLPDNMKNLMPPKKTKNSNTVDM
- a CDS encoding energy-coupling factor transporter transmembrane component T, with amino-acid sequence MLQIKDKNTFFTRLYPMTKIWASLGIVMGIFLFTNYYISTIVFVLAMVAILIEGMLKEFKVILIAGLLIGVSLFLIQGILNPINETVVWNVIPGTDITFYKEGLIVAVNVYSRIMPLFGVLFLAIRTINMTEFGVSLNKAGLPYKVGFVLTSTFQIIPVFNREMHHIINAQKSRGLETDGNLLSRMKAFIPIMVPLISNSLMKVQNQVIALESKGFNANIKKTHFRNPERTKYDRYIVIFSALFGFAGLIYRIMIST
- the xylB gene encoding xylulokinase, with amino-acid sequence MLLGIDIGTSSTKVILVNNALEVISTKRKEYTIEIPNLNYAEQDPNTWWNSVCECIKAIPNKDCISAIGLSGQMHGIVAINRDGNPIRQAIIWSDNRSVEQTKKIQVINSDPTNFIANGFLLPSLLWIRENEPNLFKQIYKVMLPKDYIRYKLTGLIGTDHSDACATGAYSFERKDWNDELIEKLGLNVSIFPEINQSMDVAGMIVSDIAKELDLGGSTVVVYGGSDHSMQLIGNGIFSEGMINCNIGTGSQISITTNDFEYEVSKQLNIFSHAIENKYNMVGTSLNGGIVLQWLNNLYDRDISYEQMDLFAQKVNVGSDGLRFLPYINGERNLDQDKNIRGICYGLSTHHSKQHLFRAAMEGMILSLRIKLEEIWALGLSFNRVIASGGGAKSSLLLQMQADIFNSEIYVCKTEEQAALGAAIIAGLATSVIDSLQTVLRLFEDKMVVVASPIIQNVELYNEVYQDFINLKNKLL
- a CDS encoding glycoside hydrolase family 172 protein gives rise to the protein MSLLNQLPFELGGVTRQISPENPKGEKGKACLWEPNPGDPFLEHSGPAEDLGKGYKVRPFINIRSGETAVLADIEGMGIINYFFITSSLENYSELVLRIYWDNEEVPSVEVPLGAFFAMGHDFAAHLVNSIPVVVAPKKGCTCYWQMPFRKKAYITLTNEGPIDAFIVAYKIQYKLKEVPENTGYFHAQYRRSITSLDDPNHTIVSDIIGKGSYVGTYLAWNALSSNWWGEGEVKFYLDGDKEYPTMADTGTEDYFGGAWGFSDINSNKETFQNNEQAFSYPYVGMPLAKTNNPAGPRKYSLYRWHLLDSIGFETDLKVTVQTLGWYPNFPEYKKYKPISEDIASVAYWYQLEPHNPFPKLPDFKARWDR